A window of the Anaerolineales bacterium genome harbors these coding sequences:
- a CDS encoding ABC transporter permease yields the protein MKTKPWLILLSILLMLVAWQLAVWFGRFPAFILPSPEQVGARFIQALLDGTLLRNTLVTLLEVLVGLTLGVTTATVLGYFLARSIHLERLLSPYIIASQAIPIVAIAPLLVIWFGPGLFSKVLICALVVFFPVLVNTVVGVRSVPEDLRDLMRSLQATRWQTLKNLEVPAALPVFLGGLRIGATLAVIGAVVGEFVGAKSGLGFLVNVGRGVYDTALVFVSVFTLIALALILYGLVSLLEKKLLWWQQRPENEVLLNPEVPAKA from the coding sequence ATGAAGACGAAACCGTGGTTAATTCTCCTGTCGATCCTGCTGATGCTGGTGGCCTGGCAGCTAGCAGTCTGGTTTGGCAGGTTCCCAGCTTTTATCCTCCCTTCACCTGAGCAGGTGGGAGCTCGCTTCATCCAGGCATTGTTGGACGGTACCTTGTTGCGCAACACGTTGGTAACTCTGCTAGAAGTTTTGGTGGGATTGACACTGGGAGTTACCACGGCAACCGTGCTGGGATACTTCCTGGCGCGCTCAATCCACCTGGAACGCTTGCTCTCCCCATATATTATTGCCAGCCAGGCAATTCCAATTGTAGCCATTGCCCCCTTGCTCGTAATCTGGTTTGGCCCAGGTCTTTTTTCGAAAGTCTTGATCTGTGCCCTGGTCGTTTTCTTCCCGGTGTTGGTCAACACGGTCGTAGGTGTGCGTTCAGTCCCTGAAGATTTGCGTGATCTGATGCGCTCATTGCAAGCTACCCGCTGGCAGACTCTCAAGAACCTCGAAGTGCCGGCTGCCCTGCCTGTATTTTTAGGCGGGTTGCGCATCGGGGCTACCCTGGCTGTCATTGGGGCGGTGGTGGGAGAGTTCGTTGGTGCCAAGAGTGGGTTGGGATTCCTGGTCAATGTGGGGCGTGGCGTCTATGATACCGCCCTCGTCTTCGTTTCGGTTTTCACCTTGATTGCCCTGGCATTGATCTTATACGGCCTGGTCTCATTGCTTGAAAAGAAGTTGTTATGGTGGCAACAGCGACCCGAGA
- the grpE gene encoding nucleotide exchange factor GrpE, which produces MTSKKQKSAEKDTPEVNLQEETAVPAQSEEINEVPAVIPEEEIEQLRAELDQALAKSNEYLNGWQRERAEFINYKKRIEREQSQGGQNALGNAIRRYLDIADDLGRALKDKNRPTEGNGAIWAEGIDLIHRKLLAAFEADGVKLIDAKDQFFDPNLHEAISHEDSPDHESGQIIDVVQPGYTLGERVIRPARVRVAR; this is translated from the coding sequence ATGACTTCAAAAAAGCAAAAGTCAGCTGAAAAAGATACCCCCGAGGTGAACTTGCAGGAAGAGACTGCTGTGCCTGCGCAGTCGGAAGAAATTAACGAGGTACCGGCAGTCATACCTGAAGAGGAAATCGAACAATTACGTGCTGAGCTTGATCAGGCGTTAGCAAAATCCAATGAATATCTCAATGGATGGCAACGTGAGCGGGCAGAATTCATTAATTATAAGAAACGCATCGAGCGCGAACAATCCCAGGGGGGTCAGAATGCCCTTGGGAACGCCATCCGCAGGTACCTGGATATTGCCGATGATCTTGGGCGGGCTCTGAAAGATAAGAACCGACCGACGGAGGGGAATGGGGCGATCTGGGCGGAAGGCATCGACTTGATCCACCGCAAGCTGCTCGCAGCTTTTGAAGCCGATGGAGTCAAGCTGATTGATGCGAAGGACCAGTTCTTCGATCCAAACCTGCATGAAGCCATATCTCACGAGGACAGCCCGGACCACGAGAGTGGTCAGATCATCGACGTAGTACAGCCCGGATATACCCTGGGTGAGCGGGTAATTCGCCCGGCGCGCGTCAGGGTGGCACGGTAA
- the hrcA gene encoding heat-inducible transcription repressor HrcA: MTTLTERQRLILALIIHTYVDTAQPVGSKALIERYKLDTSSATIRNDMVELTEAGYLRQPYTSAGRVPTEEGYRYFVRQLMGQTELPMNTRRTITHQFYQAGRDVNRWMRLAASVLAHQSQGASLVTSPRPESARFKHLSLISTHGRQVLMVMVWTGGQVRQQMLTLAEPVSQDQLTAAASHINLVCEGLDTEAITALRDQFDALEQDVVKLIREEFDRMKLLVTGEVFRDGLTNVLSEPEFAESESARKALRVLEERSMLEDLLSRTVLTSGMDDVQVLIGGEGTWEDLRDCSIVLGRYGAPGLVTGALGVLGPTRMAYGRTVSAVRFVSGLLSDLVIEMLAEDN, translated from the coding sequence ATGACTACACTAACCGAACGTCAAAGATTAATCCTTGCCCTCATCATTCATACCTATGTGGATACGGCTCAGCCGGTTGGGTCAAAAGCATTAATCGAAAGATATAAGCTCGACACCAGCTCAGCGACGATCAGGAATGATATGGTTGAGCTGACTGAAGCTGGTTACTTGCGTCAGCCTTATACTTCAGCCGGGAGAGTCCCGACGGAGGAAGGCTACCGTTATTTTGTGCGCCAATTAATGGGCCAAACTGAGTTGCCCATGAACACCCGCCGGACGATCACGCACCAGTTTTACCAGGCTGGAAGGGATGTCAACCGTTGGATGCGCCTGGCCGCGTCAGTCTTGGCGCACCAATCCCAGGGTGCTTCGCTGGTTACTTCTCCCAGGCCTGAGTCGGCCCGCTTCAAGCACCTCAGCCTGATCTCTACTCACGGGCGGCAGGTCTTGATGGTGATGGTATGGACGGGTGGGCAGGTGCGGCAGCAAATGCTAACCCTGGCTGAACCGGTTTCGCAAGATCAGCTGACGGCAGCGGCCAGTCATATTAACCTGGTATGTGAAGGGTTGGATACAGAAGCTATCACCGCATTACGCGATCAGTTTGATGCTCTTGAGCAAGATGTGGTCAAGCTGATCCGTGAAGAATTCGATCGGATGAAGCTGTTGGTCACCGGTGAAGTCTTTCGTGATGGTTTGACGAATGTGCTTTCTGAGCCGGAATTTGCCGAATCTGAATCAGCGCGCAAGGCACTGCGTGTGCTTGAAGAACGTTCCATGTTGGAAGATTTGCTCTCACGCACGGTGTTGACCAGCGGGATGGATGACGTCCAGGTGTTGATCGGTGGGGAGGGCACCTGGGAAGACCTGCGTGATTGCTCGATCGTTTTAGGGCGCTATGGGGCACCAGGTCTGGTCACCGGTGCATTAGGCGTGCTCGGACCTACCCGTATGGCATATGGGCGTACTGTTTCTGCAGTGCGCTTTGTTTCGGGTTTATTGAGTGATCTGGTGATTGAAATGCTCGCTGAAGATAATTAA
- a CDS encoding molecular chaperone DnaK, protein MGKIIGIDLGTTNSVVAVMEGGEPTVIPSAEGERLIPSVVAVNKNHERLVGRVARNQAVVNPENTIFSIKRFMGRKFDDPEVKKALSRVPYKVAKAPNGDIRVVLDGREYSPPEVSAMILAKLKVDAEAYLGETVTQAVITVPAYFNDAQRNATKDAGKIAGLEVLRIINEPTASSLAYGLDKKKDEVIAVYDLGGGTFDISILDVGDGVFQVRSTSGDTFLGGDDFDMRLIDYLADEFKAANGIDLRQDRQSLQRLKEASEKAKIELSSMMQTEINLPYITADASGPKHLVMNLTRSKLEQLTGDLIERSLTPVKNALRDADMDTSKINEVVLVGGMTRMPAVQEAVRKLFNKEPHKGVNPDEVVAIGAAIQAGVLGGDVKDILLVDVTPLTLSVETLGGVATPLIERNTAIPIHKSQVFSTASDSQPQVEINVLQGERPMAADNKSLGRFILDGIPPAPRGMPQIEVTFDIDANGIIKVTAQDKATQRSQHITITASSGLNDSEVERMRREAETHADEDKKRKELIEAKNTADNAIYTAEKAVRDFGDKVPADVRSKVESEVANVKQALETEDPARIKSATEQLFQVVQQIGASVYQQGGPQAGPATGDPEQGPEQGPEGGQRPGGSDDDVVDGEFRNA, encoded by the coding sequence ATGGGAAAAATAATTGGTATCGATCTTGGCACAACCAACTCGGTTGTGGCGGTGATGGAAGGTGGCGAACCCACCGTGATCCCCAGCGCTGAAGGTGAACGGCTTATTCCTTCCGTGGTGGCAGTGAATAAGAATCACGAACGCCTGGTAGGACGCGTGGCGCGTAACCAGGCAGTTGTTAACCCTGAAAACACAATTTTTTCGATCAAACGCTTCATGGGCCGTAAATTTGATGACCCCGAAGTTAAAAAGGCATTGTCGCGAGTGCCTTATAAAGTTGCGAAGGCACCCAATGGAGATATTCGCGTGGTGCTGGACGGGCGCGAGTATTCTCCCCCTGAAGTATCAGCCATGATCCTGGCCAAGCTTAAGGTCGATGCTGAAGCTTACCTGGGCGAGACGGTCACCCAGGCGGTCATCACCGTACCAGCCTATTTCAATGATGCCCAACGGAATGCGACCAAGGATGCTGGGAAGATCGCCGGCCTGGAAGTGTTACGCATCATCAATGAGCCAACTGCCTCCTCACTGGCTTACGGTCTCGATAAGAAAAAAGACGAGGTCATTGCGGTATATGACCTGGGTGGGGGTACGTTCGATATTTCAATCCTGGATGTTGGAGATGGGGTTTTCCAGGTCCGTTCCACCAGCGGTGATACCTTCCTGGGTGGCGATGACTTTGACATGCGCCTGATCGACTACCTGGCAGACGAATTTAAAGCTGCCAATGGGATCGATCTTCGCCAAGACCGCCAGAGCCTGCAGCGATTAAAAGAGGCATCCGAGAAAGCCAAGATTGAGCTTTCCAGTATGATGCAGACCGAGATCAACCTGCCCTATATTACCGCCGACGCCTCCGGCCCGAAGCACCTGGTGATGAATTTGACCCGCTCTAAGCTGGAACAGCTGACCGGTGATTTGATCGAGCGCAGCCTCACCCCGGTGAAAAACGCCCTACGAGATGCCGATATGGACACTTCCAAGATCAACGAGGTCGTCCTGGTGGGTGGCATGACCCGCATGCCTGCTGTACAGGAAGCCGTACGCAAGCTGTTCAATAAAGAACCCCATAAAGGTGTGAACCCCGACGAAGTGGTAGCGATCGGTGCTGCCATCCAGGCGGGAGTGCTAGGCGGAGATGTCAAGGACATCCTGTTGGTGGATGTGACCCCACTTACCCTTTCAGTGGAGACCCTGGGCGGCGTGGCTACACCTTTGATTGAAAGGAACACCGCCATTCCCATCCATAAGAGCCAGGTTTTCTCAACTGCCTCCGATAGCCAACCCCAGGTGGAGATCAACGTCCTGCAGGGTGAGCGGCCGATGGCAGCCGACAACAAAAGCCTGGGTAGGTTCATCCTGGATGGAATCCCACCTGCCCCGCGTGGTATGCCGCAGATTGAAGTGACCTTTGATATCGATGCCAATGGCATCATCAAAGTGACTGCGCAGGACAAGGCTACCCAGCGAAGCCAACACATCACCATCACAGCTTCCTCAGGCCTTAACGATTCAGAGGTCGAGCGTATGCGCCGTGAAGCTGAAACGCATGCCGATGAAGACAAGAAACGGAAAGAGCTGATCGAAGCAAAAAATACTGCCGACAATGCAATTTATACTGCCGAGAAAGCCGTGCGGGATTTCGGTGACAAGGTGCCGGCGGATGTACGCAGCAAGGTTGAGTCGGAAGTTGCTAATGTCAAGCAGGCTCTTGAGACTGAAGATCCAGCCAGGATCAAGAGTGCCACGGAGCAACTCTTCCAGGTAGTCCAGCAGATTGGTGCGTCCGTTTACCAACAGGGTGGTCCGCAGGCTGGTCCGGCAACAGGCGACCCAGAGCAGGGTCCTGAGCAAGGTCCTGAAGGTGGCCAGCGACCTGGTGGCAGCGATGACGATGTTGTGGATGGTGAGTTCAGGAATGCATAA